Proteins encoded by one window of Bubalus bubalis isolate 160015118507 breed Murrah chromosome 4, NDDB_SH_1, whole genome shotgun sequence:
- the TNS2 gene encoding tensin-2 isoform X5 yields the protein MENRKSAALRPGPILEMDPCELTPLSVCPSTRQPRKVEPHSFREKVFRKKPPVCAVCKAAIDGTGVSCRVCKVATHRKCEAKVTSSCQALPPVELRRNTAPVRRIEHLGSTKSLNHSKQRSTLPRSFSLDPLMERRWDLDLTYVTERILAASFPARPDEQRHRGHLRELAHVLQSKHRDKYLLFNLSEKRHDLTRLNPKVQDFGWPELHAPPLDKLCSICKAMETWLSADPQHVVVLYCKGSKGKLGVIVSAYMHYSKISAGADQALATLTMRKFCEDKVAAELQPSQRRYITYFSGLLSGSIRMNSSPLFLHYVLVPVLPAFEPGAGFQPFLKIYQSMQLVYTSGIYHVAGPGPQQLCISLEPALLLKGDVMVTCYHKGSGGTDRTLVFRVQFHTCTIHGPRLTFSKDQLDEAWTDERFPFQASVEFVFSSSPEKIKGNTPRNEPSVSVDYNTAEPAVRWDSYENFNLHHEDSADDSVTHTRGPLDGSPYAQVQRAPRQTPPAPSPEPPPPPLLSVSSDSGHSSTLTTEPAAESPGRPPPTAAERQELERLLGGCGVASGGRGAGRETAILDDEDQPAAGGGPHLGIYSGHRPGLSRHCSCRQGYREPCGVPNGGYYRPEGTLERRRLAFGAYEGPPQGYAEPSVEKRRLCRSLSEGPYPYPSELGKPANGDFGYRPPGYREVVILEDPGLPALCSCPACEEKLALPTAALYGLRLEREAGEGWASEAGKPLLHPVRPGHPLPLLVPACGHHHTPLPDYSCLKPPKAGEEGHEGCSYALCPEGRYGHPGYPALVTYGYGGAVPSYCPAYGRVPHSCGSPGEGRGYPSPRAHSPRAGSISPGSPPYPQSRKLSYEIPAEEGGDRYPLPGHLAPAGPLASAAPLPAESPEPVSWREGPSGHSTLPRSPRDAQCSAASELSGPSTPLHTSSPVQGKESARRQDTRSPTLAPTQRLSPAEALPPVSQGGADKAPELPARSGPEPPAPGAFSPASPPSSPNDWPQERSPGGRSDSASPRGPVPNTLPGLRHAPWQGLRDPPDSPDGSPLTPVPTQMPWLVASPEPPQSSPTPAFPLAASYDINGPPQPPLPEKRHLLGPGQQPGPWGPEQASPPARGTSHHVTFAPLLPDNAPQPPEPPMQESQSNVKFVQDTSKFWYKPHLSRDQAITLLKDKDPGAFLIRDSHSFQGAYGLALKVATPPPSAQSWKGDPSEQLVRHFLIETGPKGVKIKGCPSEPYFGSLSALVSQHSISPLSLPCCLRIPSKDPLEEVPEAPVPSNMSTAADLLRQGAACSVLYLTSVETESLTGPQAVARASSAALSCSPRPTPAVVHFKVSAQGITLTDNQRKLFFRRHYPVNSITFSSTDPQDRRWTNSDGTTSKIFGFVAKKPGSPWENVCHLFAELDPDQPAGAIVTFITKVLLGQRK from the exons atggaaaacagaaaaagtgCAGCACTCAGGCCCGGCCCCATCCTGGAGATGGACCCGTGCGAACTGAcacctctgtctgtctgtccctccaCCCGTCAGCCTAGGAAAGTTGAGCCGCATAGCTTCCGAGAGAAGGTCTTCCGGAAGAAACCACCGGTGTGTGCCGTGTGTAAGGCGGCCATCGATGGGACGGGCGTCTCATGCAGAG TCTGCAAGGTGGCAACACACAGAAAATGTGAAGCAAAG GTGACTTCGTCCTGTCAGGCTTTGCCTCCCGTGGAGCTG cGGAGAAACACCGCCCCTGTGAGGCGCATAGAGCACCTG GGATCCACCAAGTCTCTGAACCACTCAAAGCAGCGCAGCACTCTGCCCAG gagcTTCAGCCTGGACCCGCTAATGGAGCGCCGCTGGGACTTGGACCTCACCTACGTGACGGAGCGGATCCTGGCCGCCTCTTTCCCCGCGCGGCCCGACGAGCAGCGACACCGGGGCCACCTGCGCGAGCTGGCTCACGTGCTGCAATCCAAGCACCGTGACAAGTACCTG CTCTTCAACCTTTCAGAGAAAAGACATGACCTGACCCGCCTAAACCCGAAG GTCCAGGACTTTGGCTGGCCTGAGCTGCACGCACCCCCCCTAGACAAGCTGTGCTCCATTTGCAAAGCCATGGAGACCTGGCTCAGTGCTGACCCGCAGCACGTGGTCGTATTGTACTGCAAG GGGAGCAAGGGCAAGCTCGGGGTCATCGTCTCTGCCTACATGCACTACAGCAAGATCTCTGCAGG GGCAGACCAGGCGCTGGCGACCCTTACCATGCGGAAGTTCTGTGAAGACAAGGTTGCCGCAGAATTGCAGCCCTCCCAGCGCCG GTATATCACCTACTTCAGCGGTCTGCTGTCCGGGTCCATCCGCATGAACAGCAGCCCTCTATTCCTGCACTACGTGCTGGTGCCCGTGCTGCCAGCCTTTGAACCTGGTGCAG GATTCCAGCCCTTCCTCAAGATCTACCAGTCCATGCAGCTTGTCTACACATCAGGAATCTA tCACGTTGCAGGCCCTGGTCCCCAGCAGCTTTGTATCAGCCTGGAGCCAGCCCTCCTCCTCAAAGGCGATGTCATG gTAACATGCTATCACAAGGGTAGCGGGGGGACTGACCGGACCCTCGTATTCCGAGTCCAGTTCCACACATGCACCATCCATGGACCACGGCTCACCTTCTCCAAGGACCAGTTGGATGAGGCCTGGACCG ATGAGAGGTTCCCCTTCCAAGCCTCGGTGGAGTTCGTcttctcctccagcccagagAAGATCAAAG GTAACACCCCGCGGAATGAGCCCTCCGTCTCTGTTGACTACAACACTGCAGAGCCCGCGGTGCGCTGGGACTCCTACGAGAACTTCAACCTGCACCATGAGGACAGTGCGGATG ACTCTGTCACCCACACCCGGGGGCCCCTGGATGGCAGTCCTTATGCCCAGGTGCAGCGAGCCCCCCGCCAGACCCCGCCGGCCCCATCTCcggagccacccccacccccgctgctTTCTGTCAGCAGCGACTCTGGCCACTCCTCCACACTGACCACGGAGCCGGCTGCCGAGTCCCCTGGCCGGCCACCCCCGACGGCTGCCGAGCGGCAGGAGCTCGAGCGCCTGCTGGGAGGCTGTGGAGTGGCCAGTGGGGGCCGGGGAGCTGGGCGCGAGACAGCCATCCTCGATGATGAAGACCAGCCTGCTGCAGGCGGAGGCCCCCACCTCGGAATATATTCGGGACACAGGCCTGGCCTCAGCCGCCACTGCTCCTGCCGCCAGGGCTACCGGGAACCCTGCGGGGTCCCCAATGGAGGCTACTACCGGCCAGAGGGGACCCTGGAGAGGCGGCGGCTGGCTTTCGGAGCCTATGAGGGGCCCCCCCAGGGCTATGCTGAGCCCTCCGTGGAGAAGAGGCGCCTCTGCCGCTCGTTGTCCGAGGGGCCGTACCCCTACCCGTCTGAGCTGGGGAAACCCGCCAATGGAGACTTTGGCTACCGCCCCCCAGGCTACCGGGAGGTGGTGATCCTGGAAGACCCTGGGCTGCCTGCGCTGTGCTCGTGCCCCGCCTGTGAGGAGAAGCTAGCACTGCCCACGGCAGCCCTCTATGGGCTGCGGCTggagagggaggctggagaggggtGGGCAAGTGAGGCTGGCAAGCCCCTCCTGCACCCAGTGCGACCCGGGCACCCGCTGCCCCTGCTGGTGCCTGCCTGTGGGCACCACCACACCCCGCTGCCTGACTACAGCTGCTTGAAGCCACCCAAGGCAGGCGAGGAAGGGCATGAGGGCTGCTCCTACGCCTTGTGCCCTGAGGGCAGGTATGGGCACCCAGGGTACCCTGCCTTGGTGACCTACGGCTATGGAGGAGCAGTTCCCAGTTACTGCCCAGCATATGGCCGAGTGCCGCACAGCTGTGGGTCTCCAGGTGAGGGCAGAGGGTATCCCAGCCCTCGTGCCCACTCCCCCCGGGCTGGCTCCATTTCCCCGGGCAGCCCGCCCTACCCCCAGTCCAGGAAGCTGAGCTACGAGATCCctgcagaggagggaggggaccGGTATCCGCTGCCTGGGCACCTGGCCCCAGCAGGACCCTTGGCATCTGCAG CTCCTCTCCCCGCAGAGTCGCCGGAGCCTGTGTCCTGGAGGGAGGGTCCCAGTGGGCACAGCACCCTGCCCCGGTCCCCACGAGATGCCCAGTGCAGCGCTGCTTCCGAGCTGTCTGGTCCTTCCACGCCGCTGCACACCAGCAGCCCCGTCCAGGGCAAGGAGAG CGCCCGACGGCAGGACACCCGTTCCCCCACCTTGGCGCCCACTCAGAGACTGAGTCCTGCGGAGGCCTTGCCACCTGTTTCCCAGGGAGGCGCTGATAAGGCTCCAGAGCTGCCTGCGAGAAGTGGGCCTGAGCCTCCAGCCCCTGGCGccttctccccagcctccccacccaGCTCTCCCAACGACTGGCCTCAGGAGAGGAGCCCGGGGGGCCGCTCGGACAGCGCCAGTCCAAGGGGGCCTGTACCCAACACCCTGCCCGGCCTCCGTCATGCCCCCTGGCAGGGCCTGCGAGACCCCCCGGACAGCCCAGACGGGTCCCCCCTCACCCCTGTGCCTACTCAGATGCCCTGGCTTGTGGCCAGCCCAGAACCCCCTCAGAGCTCGCCCACACCTGCCTTTCCTCTGGCTGCATCTTACGACATCAACGGCCCCCCCCAGCCCCCTCTTCCTGAGAAACGCCACCTGCTGGGGCCTGGACAGCAGCCGGGACCCTGGGGCCCAGAGCAGGCATCACCACCAGCCAGAGGCACTAGTCACCATGTCACTTTTGCACCTCTGCTCCCGGATaatgccccccaacccccag AGCCCCCGATGCAAGAGAGCCAGAGCAATGTCAAGTTTGTCCAGGACACATCCAAGTTCTGGTACAAGCCACACCTGTCCCGTGACCAAG ccaTCACCCTGCTGAAGGACAAAGACCCTGGGGCCTTCCTGATCAGGGACAGTCATTCATTCCAAGGAGCCTATGGGCTGGCTCTCAAGGTGGCCACGCCCCCTCCCAGCGCCCAGTCCTGGAAAG GGGACCCCTCAGAACAGCTGGTCCGTCATTTTCTCATTGAGACTGGGCCGAAAGGGGTGAAGATCAAGGGCTGTCCCAGCGAGCCCTACTTTG GCAGCCTGTCAGCCCTGGTCTCCCAGCACTCCATCTCCCCACTGTCCCTGCCCTGCTGCCTGCGCATTCCCAGCAAAG atcctctggaggaggtccCAGAGGCCCCAGTGCCCAGCAACATGAGTACAGCGGCAGACCTCCTGCGTCAAGGCGCCG CCTGCAGCGTGCTCTACCTGACCTCAGTGGAGACGGAGTCGCTGACAGGCCCCCAAGCAGTGGCACGGGCCAGCTCCGCAGCTCTGAGCTGCAGCCCCCGCCCCACGCCAGCCGTTGTCCACTTCAAGGTCTCAGCCCAGGGCATCACACTCACAGACAACCAAAGGAA GCTCTTCTTTCGCCGCCATTATCCAGTCAACAGCATCACCTTTTCCAGCACTGACCCTCAGGACCGGAG ATGGACCAACTCCGACGGGACCACCTCCAA GATCTTTGGTTTTGTGGCCAAGAAGCCGGGAAGCCCTTGGGAGAACGTGTGTCACCTCTTTGCAGAGCTTGACCCAGATCAGCCCGCAGGCGCCATTGTCACCTTCATCACCAAAGTTTTACTGGGCCAGAGGAAGTGA
- the TNS2 gene encoding tensin-2 isoform X10 has product MRKFCEDKVAAELQPSQRRYITYFSGLLSGSIRMNSSPLFLHYVLVPVLPAFEPGAGFQPFLKIYQSMQLVYTSGIYHVAGPGPQQLCISLEPALLLKGDVMVTCYHKGSGGTDRTLVFRVQFHTCTIHGPRLTFSKDQLDEAWTDERFPFQASVEFVFSSSPEKIKGNTPRNEPSVSVDYNTAEPAVRWDSYENFNLHHEDSADDSVTHTRGPLDGSPYAQVQRAPRQTPPAPSPEPPPPPLLSVSSDSGHSSTLTTEPAAESPGRPPPTAAERQELERLLGGCGVASGGRGAGRETAILDDEDQPAAGGGPHLGIYSGHRPGLSRHCSCRQGYREPCGVPNGGYYRPEGTLERRRLAFGAYEGPPQGYAEPSVEKRRLCRSLSEGPYPYPSELGKPANGDFGYRPPGYREVVILEDPGLPALCSCPACEEKLALPTAALYGLRLEREAGEGWASEAGKPLLHPVRPGHPLPLLVPACGHHHTPLPDYSCLKPPKAGEEGHEGCSYALCPEGRYGHPGYPALVTYGYGGAVPSYCPAYGRVPHSCGSPGEGRGYPSPRAHSPRAGSISPGSPPYPQSRKLSYEIPAEEGGDRYPLPGHLAPAGPLASAAPLPAESPEPVSWREGPSGHSTLPRSPRDAQCSAASELSGPSTPLHTSSPVQGKESARRQDTRSPTLAPTQRLSPAEALPPVSQGGADKAPELPARSGPEPPAPGAFSPASPPSSPNDWPQERSPGGRSDSASPRGPVPNTLPGLRHAPWQGLRDPPDSPDGSPLTPVPTQMPWLVASPEPPQSSPTPAFPLAASYDINGPPQPPLPEKRHLLGPGQQPGPWGPEQASPPARGTSHHVTFAPLLPDNAPQPPEPPMQESQSNVKFVQDTSKFWYKPHLSRDQAITLLKDKDPGAFLIRDSHSFQGAYGLALKVATPPPSAQSWKGDPSEQLVRHFLIETGPKGVKIKGCPSEPYFGSLSALVSQHSISPLSLPCCLRIPSKDPLEEVPEAPVPSNMSTAADLLRQGAACSVLYLTSVETESLTGPQAVARASSAALSCSPRPTPAVVHFKVSAQGITLTDNQRKLFFRRHYPVNSITFSSTDPQDRRWTNSDGTTSKIFGFVAKKPGSPWENVCHLFAELDPDQPAGAIVTFITKVLLGQRK; this is encoded by the exons ATGCGGAAGTTCTGTGAAGACAAGGTTGCCGCAGAATTGCAGCCCTCCCAGCGCCG GTATATCACCTACTTCAGCGGTCTGCTGTCCGGGTCCATCCGCATGAACAGCAGCCCTCTATTCCTGCACTACGTGCTGGTGCCCGTGCTGCCAGCCTTTGAACCTGGTGCAG GATTCCAGCCCTTCCTCAAGATCTACCAGTCCATGCAGCTTGTCTACACATCAGGAATCTA tCACGTTGCAGGCCCTGGTCCCCAGCAGCTTTGTATCAGCCTGGAGCCAGCCCTCCTCCTCAAAGGCGATGTCATG gTAACATGCTATCACAAGGGTAGCGGGGGGACTGACCGGACCCTCGTATTCCGAGTCCAGTTCCACACATGCACCATCCATGGACCACGGCTCACCTTCTCCAAGGACCAGTTGGATGAGGCCTGGACCG ATGAGAGGTTCCCCTTCCAAGCCTCGGTGGAGTTCGTcttctcctccagcccagagAAGATCAAAG GTAACACCCCGCGGAATGAGCCCTCCGTCTCTGTTGACTACAACACTGCAGAGCCCGCGGTGCGCTGGGACTCCTACGAGAACTTCAACCTGCACCATGAGGACAGTGCGGATG ACTCTGTCACCCACACCCGGGGGCCCCTGGATGGCAGTCCTTATGCCCAGGTGCAGCGAGCCCCCCGCCAGACCCCGCCGGCCCCATCTCcggagccacccccacccccgctgctTTCTGTCAGCAGCGACTCTGGCCACTCCTCCACACTGACCACGGAGCCGGCTGCCGAGTCCCCTGGCCGGCCACCCCCGACGGCTGCCGAGCGGCAGGAGCTCGAGCGCCTGCTGGGAGGCTGTGGAGTGGCCAGTGGGGGCCGGGGAGCTGGGCGCGAGACAGCCATCCTCGATGATGAAGACCAGCCTGCTGCAGGCGGAGGCCCCCACCTCGGAATATATTCGGGACACAGGCCTGGCCTCAGCCGCCACTGCTCCTGCCGCCAGGGCTACCGGGAACCCTGCGGGGTCCCCAATGGAGGCTACTACCGGCCAGAGGGGACCCTGGAGAGGCGGCGGCTGGCTTTCGGAGCCTATGAGGGGCCCCCCCAGGGCTATGCTGAGCCCTCCGTGGAGAAGAGGCGCCTCTGCCGCTCGTTGTCCGAGGGGCCGTACCCCTACCCGTCTGAGCTGGGGAAACCCGCCAATGGAGACTTTGGCTACCGCCCCCCAGGCTACCGGGAGGTGGTGATCCTGGAAGACCCTGGGCTGCCTGCGCTGTGCTCGTGCCCCGCCTGTGAGGAGAAGCTAGCACTGCCCACGGCAGCCCTCTATGGGCTGCGGCTggagagggaggctggagaggggtGGGCAAGTGAGGCTGGCAAGCCCCTCCTGCACCCAGTGCGACCCGGGCACCCGCTGCCCCTGCTGGTGCCTGCCTGTGGGCACCACCACACCCCGCTGCCTGACTACAGCTGCTTGAAGCCACCCAAGGCAGGCGAGGAAGGGCATGAGGGCTGCTCCTACGCCTTGTGCCCTGAGGGCAGGTATGGGCACCCAGGGTACCCTGCCTTGGTGACCTACGGCTATGGAGGAGCAGTTCCCAGTTACTGCCCAGCATATGGCCGAGTGCCGCACAGCTGTGGGTCTCCAGGTGAGGGCAGAGGGTATCCCAGCCCTCGTGCCCACTCCCCCCGGGCTGGCTCCATTTCCCCGGGCAGCCCGCCCTACCCCCAGTCCAGGAAGCTGAGCTACGAGATCCctgcagaggagggaggggaccGGTATCCGCTGCCTGGGCACCTGGCCCCAGCAGGACCCTTGGCATCTGCAG CTCCTCTCCCCGCAGAGTCGCCGGAGCCTGTGTCCTGGAGGGAGGGTCCCAGTGGGCACAGCACCCTGCCCCGGTCCCCACGAGATGCCCAGTGCAGCGCTGCTTCCGAGCTGTCTGGTCCTTCCACGCCGCTGCACACCAGCAGCCCCGTCCAGGGCAAGGAGAG CGCCCGACGGCAGGACACCCGTTCCCCCACCTTGGCGCCCACTCAGAGACTGAGTCCTGCGGAGGCCTTGCCACCTGTTTCCCAGGGAGGCGCTGATAAGGCTCCAGAGCTGCCTGCGAGAAGTGGGCCTGAGCCTCCAGCCCCTGGCGccttctccccagcctccccacccaGCTCTCCCAACGACTGGCCTCAGGAGAGGAGCCCGGGGGGCCGCTCGGACAGCGCCAGTCCAAGGGGGCCTGTACCCAACACCCTGCCCGGCCTCCGTCATGCCCCCTGGCAGGGCCTGCGAGACCCCCCGGACAGCCCAGACGGGTCCCCCCTCACCCCTGTGCCTACTCAGATGCCCTGGCTTGTGGCCAGCCCAGAACCCCCTCAGAGCTCGCCCACACCTGCCTTTCCTCTGGCTGCATCTTACGACATCAACGGCCCCCCCCAGCCCCCTCTTCCTGAGAAACGCCACCTGCTGGGGCCTGGACAGCAGCCGGGACCCTGGGGCCCAGAGCAGGCATCACCACCAGCCAGAGGCACTAGTCACCATGTCACTTTTGCACCTCTGCTCCCGGATaatgccccccaacccccag AGCCCCCGATGCAAGAGAGCCAGAGCAATGTCAAGTTTGTCCAGGACACATCCAAGTTCTGGTACAAGCCACACCTGTCCCGTGACCAAG ccaTCACCCTGCTGAAGGACAAAGACCCTGGGGCCTTCCTGATCAGGGACAGTCATTCATTCCAAGGAGCCTATGGGCTGGCTCTCAAGGTGGCCACGCCCCCTCCCAGCGCCCAGTCCTGGAAAG GGGACCCCTCAGAACAGCTGGTCCGTCATTTTCTCATTGAGACTGGGCCGAAAGGGGTGAAGATCAAGGGCTGTCCCAGCGAGCCCTACTTTG GCAGCCTGTCAGCCCTGGTCTCCCAGCACTCCATCTCCCCACTGTCCCTGCCCTGCTGCCTGCGCATTCCCAGCAAAG atcctctggaggaggtccCAGAGGCCCCAGTGCCCAGCAACATGAGTACAGCGGCAGACCTCCTGCGTCAAGGCGCCG CCTGCAGCGTGCTCTACCTGACCTCAGTGGAGACGGAGTCGCTGACAGGCCCCCAAGCAGTGGCACGGGCCAGCTCCGCAGCTCTGAGCTGCAGCCCCCGCCCCACGCCAGCCGTTGTCCACTTCAAGGTCTCAGCCCAGGGCATCACACTCACAGACAACCAAAGGAA GCTCTTCTTTCGCCGCCATTATCCAGTCAACAGCATCACCTTTTCCAGCACTGACCCTCAGGACCGGAG ATGGACCAACTCCGACGGGACCACCTCCAA GATCTTTGGTTTTGTGGCCAAGAAGCCGGGAAGCCCTTGGGAGAACGTGTGTCACCTCTTTGCAGAGCTTGACCCAGATCAGCCCGCAGGCGCCATTGTCACCTTCATCACCAAAGTTTTACTGGGCCAGAGGAAGTGA